The Balearica regulorum gibbericeps isolate bBalReg1 chromosome 27, bBalReg1.pri, whole genome shotgun sequence genome contains a region encoding:
- the BIN3 gene encoding bridging integrator 3 isoform X2 — MKKSTDADLAMSKSAVKISSDLLSNPLCEQEPGFLEMVTAFDTAMKRMDSFNQEKVNQIQKTVIEPLKKFSSVFPSLNMAVKRREQTLQDYKRLQSKVEKYEEKERTGPVLAKLHQAREELRPVKEDFEAKNKQLLEEMPKFYSSRIDYFKPSFESLVRAQVVYYTEMHKIFGDLTAQIDRPGLSDEQRERENDAKLSELRALSIVADD; from the exons CCATGTCCAAATCGGCTGTCAAAATCTCTTCGGACCTGCTGTCTAACCCCCTGTGCGAACAGGAGCCTGGCTTTCTGGAGATGGTCACGGCCTTCGACACAGCGATGAAGAGGATGGACTCTTTCAACCAGGAGAAG GTGAATCAGATCCAAAAGACAGTCATAGAGCCTTTGAAAAA GTTCAGCAGTGTCTTCCCCAGCCTGAACATGGCAGTGAAGAGACGGGAGCAAACGCTGCAGGACTACAAGCGCCTGCAGTCCAAGGTGGAGAAATACGAGGAGAAGGAGAGGACCGGCCCCGTCCTCGCCAAGCTACACCAG gcCCGTGAAGAGCTGAGGCCAGTGAAGGAGGACTTTGAAGCCAAAAACAAGCAGCTCCTGGAGGAAATGCCGAAGTTTTATAGCAGCCGCATCGATTACTTCAAACCCAGCTTTGAGTCACTGGTCCGGGCGCAG gttgTCTACTACACAGAGATGCACAAGATCTTCGGGGACCTTACTGCACAGATCGACCGGCCTGGCTTGAGCGATGAGCAGCGGGAACGGGAGAACGATGCCAAGCTGAGCGAGCTGCGGGCTTTGTCCATCGTGGCCGATGACTGA